The genomic window GAAATAGTGACAGTGTATTCTTGGAAATGTGTTTCAATGACCTTTTAAACAAGTGTTAGTATTGAATATTTTTTAATTCGCAAGTCAAGAGGGGAGAGTAGACTTGATCCGCATGATGTCTTACGTACTTGTCCCAACGTAGAGGAGTGTtgcagctagcaagctagccagccAACGTTAGCACtttgagtggagtggaggggtaCGGGCCCGCCTCAGACTAAAGTAGCTCCTGCAGCTGGGGAGCTCTCTCTGCGACAGCGGCCATCTGACAACTACGGAGTCGGGACATTACTTACTGGGCAGGCCGGTTCTGACGGATCAAAGCTTTGGATCAGTTATTTAATTGCGAGCTAATTCTATTGGCAAACGCCGCATTGCTTGAATTGAGAGGGTCTGTCTTCAATGTTATGAACTCGTAAAATGCAACAGGAGAGGAGGTAGGATGACATACTCGTCTTGATAATAGAATAACTGACATCGATGCAAATACGCTGTTTCAGATAGCCATTTGTCAGCTGATACTAGCCCACTCGCGTTTGACGCAGGATATTTAGACTGGAGTTGTAAACGCAGGCTCTCAAAATGTCTAAAATGCCGGCTAAAAAGAAGAGCTGTTTTCAGATCACAAGTGTGACACAGGCTCAGGTGGCGGCCAGCAGTGCCACGGATGACACAGAGAGCCTGGACGACCCAGACGAATCACGGACTGAAGACGTGTTGTCGGAAATCTTCGACATGTCCCGGGCTGACTACGAGCCAGAGGTATGTGATCGAAGTTCATCTGAGGAAACCCTAAACCATGTAGGGGAGCAAGAGGCACCTGGCGTTATACCTCAAGTTGGGCAGCTACCTGCATTGTCGGGTCCCGCAAATGAGGGTTTTGCTACTCGAAAGGTGGGAGTGGCAGGCTCTCATGTTAGCCAGCAAACTCTGGGAACTGGTTCCTCAAGCGACCTCCCTACTATCTCTCAGTCCAGGCTCGTGCAACAGCCTGCCCCAGTGACCAGTGGGGTGGCTACCAACGTGTCAGTGAGCACATCCCAGCCAGTAGTGACTAGTTCAACCCCAACTTCTACAACGTCGACAACAAGTTGCAGTTCACGCTTCAGGGTCATCAAACTTGATCATGGTACTGGAGAGCCCTTCAGAAGGGGCCGATGGACTTGCACAGAGTTCTATGAGAAAGACTCGGAGGGTAACACAGTGGTTAACAGGACTGCGGATAACATTAGGCATGCCAATGCGTTGGACCCCAGCGCCGACAGGGACAGCGGGCTGGGGTTGACAGGTGGTTCGGTGGTCGCACCGGCGACTCTCTCAGGCCAGGGCCTAGACTCTATAGTGGATGCTGCTGCACTTAGTGCCTCGCACATTCACCCAGTGGACACACTgctacagcagcagcagctccacCACCAGAACTACAACATGGGGCAGCCTGGAACAGCCACAGCCAACGCTTTCCCCACCAACAAACCCGTGGCTGTCTCAGTTCAGCAGCCTGCGCTGGGTACTATCCAACCCGCTGCCCCCCAGAACCTCCTTGTGGGGTTCAACGGTCTGCCTCAAACTGGCATCCACATACAGAAATCTCATAGCGTGCCCCCGGCAGCCCAGACCCAGCCGCTGGCTTACTCTCTCCAGCAGCAGCAACCCATTCTACAGCATCTTCCACTGGGACACCATCTATCCAACCAACCCCCAGGCCTGCCCCAGAACCAAGCGGactactaccaacaccaccaACCTGTCATGGAGGCAGTGGTGTCGGCTGGCCAGACCCTTTCCATGACCAGCCTCTCCGTGGGACAACCTATGGGTCAGGGCCCATCGCCGGTCATGACTCCCGCCGCCGGGGTGCCGATGCAGGGCCAGGTAGGGGAGTTGGCAGCAGCGGAGGGAGGAGTCCCTTTACCCCTTAGTCAGCCAGCTCCAGGCTTGATGGGTGCAGGTATTGGAGGTGTTGGGGCCTCCATGCTGCTGGGCAGAGCCTCTACTCTGCAGCAGCCTGTGTGTCAGTATGCCCCCACAGGGATGCCTCAGCCCCTCGGGCTCCACTCCATGCCCC from Oncorhynchus masou masou isolate Uvic2021 chromosome 3, UVic_Omas_1.1, whole genome shotgun sequence includes these protein-coding regions:
- the LOC135517123 gene encoding TSC22 domain family protein 2-like, producing the protein MSKMPAKKKSCFQITSVTQAQVAASSATDDTESLDDPDESRTEDVLSEIFDMSRADYEPEVCDRSSSEETLNHVGEQEAPGVIPQVGQLPALSGPANEGFATRKVGVAGSHVSQQTLGTGSSSDLPTISQSRLVQQPAPVTSGVATNVSVSTSQPVVTSSTPTSTTSTTSCSSRFRVIKLDHGTGEPFRRGRWTCTEFYEKDSEGNTVVNRTADNIRHANALDPSADRDSGLGLTGGSVVAPATLSGQGLDSIVDAAALSASHIHPVDTLLQQQQLHHQNYNMGQPGTATANAFPTNKPVAVSVQQPALGTIQPAAPQNLLVGFNGLPQTGIHIQKSHSVPPAAQTQPLAYSLQQQQPILQHLPLGHHLSNQPPGLPQNQADYYQHHQPVMEAVVSAGQTLSMTSLSVGQPMGQGPSPVMTPAAGVPMQGQVGELAAAEGGVPLPLSQPAPGLMGAGIGGVGASMLLGRASTLQQPVCQYAPTGMPQPLGLHSMPPSAQNVPTAIVAVTTSIDGMPTTVPSASNTAAAVPATMSNLTAFLLSGQQAPTARNGGGVQDLLAAGFDQVEEGSRKVEGLATAQPPSIAEKNLMKTPEGLHQADNPSVNSLFGIPIQMEWDEDSASGASVVAIDNKIEQAMDLVKSHLMYAVREEVEVLKEQIKELFERNSMLERENAVLKSLANSDQLSQLSVRPADTNSSCSTTPQQGVGQGQPQLQLQAPPQAQLQAQPPLQAQSQQLQTQPQVLLQLQSQQLQPLSQPQLQLDTSQPPPSQQPQPNFNSA